The Pseudomonas azotoformans genome has a segment encoding these proteins:
- the pvdP gene encoding pyoverdine maturation tyrosinase PvdP, with protein MTISRRGFIAGLALTGAAVPAAFYAHRELTREEEFPITPGEATVDLADTAGQHLANTLRGVWDLRLEGRDAGLKGLPLQDLQLLLDIAPRGRGLRGYLDTAAHLRAEGEPRYRVLGDLLTGESAVLYWRLIDRDSADGTPAYEFKMTLDQVWADFANAGSSTLSGQILDLDRPLALVERDNRFIAHKHWFPEARQRIGLNPTLLAWLIAPEHRLFHQLWHATRDQWHKLSEEKREALRGIGWQPGPRGQERDARGKRKDRNGSGIDFFFMHRHMLGTARSMQDLPSWPQFPEPQPALERDRHGFLRYFDNHDGFALPPTWWAPDDSDYTQWVSDIKAAETYHSNFQVWESQYRDPRYLAKFTLGQLGSEMELGLHDWLHMRWASVPRDPSNGAPVPMARDPSDFAARWYAAENDFLGDPFSSHVNPVFWHFHGWIDDRIEDWFRAHERFNPGEVQRLQANGVAWFAPGRWVEVGDPWLGPDTHGCSTTPGLQVGKSMEMDPEVMKLALRITFGEDEGMLQGLFKRVPKRPWYARHLKLKTP; from the coding sequence ATGACCATCTCTCGACGTGGGTTCATCGCAGGCCTGGCGCTGACAGGCGCCGCGGTGCCGGCCGCCTTCTATGCCCATCGCGAGTTGACGCGCGAAGAAGAATTCCCCATCACCCCCGGCGAAGCCACGGTGGACCTGGCCGACACCGCCGGCCAGCACCTGGCGAACACCCTGCGTGGGGTGTGGGACCTGCGCCTGGAAGGCCGCGACGCCGGCCTCAAAGGGCTGCCATTGCAAGATTTGCAACTGCTGCTCGACATTGCGCCCCGTGGACGCGGTTTGCGCGGTTACCTGGACACCGCCGCCCACCTGCGCGCCGAGGGCGAGCCGCGCTACCGGGTGTTGGGTGACCTGTTGACGGGGGAGAGCGCCGTGCTCTACTGGCGGCTGATCGACCGCGATTCGGCCGACGGTACGCCCGCCTATGAATTCAAGATGACCCTCGACCAGGTCTGGGCTGATTTTGCCAACGCGGGCAGTAGCACCCTCAGCGGGCAGATTCTCGACCTGGATCGTCCCCTGGCCTTGGTCGAGCGCGATAACCGTTTCATCGCCCATAAGCACTGGTTCCCAGAAGCCCGCCAACGCATCGGCCTCAATCCGACCTTGCTGGCTTGGCTGATTGCTCCCGAACACCGTCTTTTCCACCAGCTGTGGCACGCCACCCGTGACCAGTGGCACAAACTCTCCGAGGAAAAGCGCGAGGCCTTGCGCGGTATCGGCTGGCAACCCGGCCCGCGCGGCCAGGAACGCGATGCGCGGGGCAAGCGCAAAGACCGCAACGGCTCGGGTATCGACTTCTTCTTCATGCACCGCCACATGCTCGGCACCGCGCGCTCCATGCAAGACCTCCCCTCATGGCCGCAATTCCCCGAGCCGCAACCGGCCTTGGAGCGTGATCGCCACGGCTTTTTGCGCTATTTCGACAACCACGACGGTTTCGCACTGCCGCCCACTTGGTGGGCGCCGGATGACAGCGACTACACCCAGTGGGTCAGCGATATCAAGGCCGCCGAGACCTATCACAGCAACTTCCAGGTGTGGGAGTCCCAATACCGCGACCCGCGCTACCTGGCCAAATTCACCCTGGGGCAACTGGGCTCCGAGATGGAACTTGGCCTGCACGACTGGCTGCACATGCGCTGGGCCTCGGTGCCGCGTGATCCCTCCAACGGCGCCCCCGTGCCCATGGCCCGTGACCCTTCCGACTTCGCTGCACGCTGGTATGCGGCGGAAAACGACTTCCTCGGCGACCCGTTCTCATCCCACGTCAACCCGGTGTTCTGGCATTTCCATGGCTGGATCGACGACCGCATCGAAGACTGGTTTCGCGCCCATGAGCGCTTCAATCCGGGCGAAGTCCAGCGCTTGCAAGCCAACGGCGTGGCCTGGTTCGCACCGGGCCGTTGGGTGGAAGTCGGCGACCCCTGGCTGGGCCCGGATACCCATGGTTGCAGCACCACGCCGGGGTTGCAGGTGGGCAAGTCGATGGAGATGGACCCGGAGGTCATGAAGCTGGCCTTGCGCATTACTTTTGGTGAAGACGAGGGAATGTTGCAGGGCTTGTTCAAGCGGGTGCCAAAGCGGCCGTGGTATGCGCGTCACCTGAAGCTGAAAACCCCATGA
- the pvdM gene encoding pyoverdine-tailoring dipeptidase-like protein PvdM has protein sequence MTKPRSKKALYIGLPLALAISAGAGFLVWDHWFKGNAGYPLAVIKQANEMQDRLLSFDSHITVPVDFGTAGNEADKDGEGQFDLVKAARGRLSGAALTIFGWPEIWNGPNAPHKPTDGFVEAARNEQEVRYKIISGMVRDFPNQVAIAYTPDDFRRLHGEGKFAIFISMLNAYPLGNDLNQLDLWAARGMRMFGFSYVGNNAWSDSSRPLPFFNDSTDALDGLSDIGKQAVHRLNDLGVIIDVSQMSTKALEQVAQLSRTPMVASHSAPRASVDIPRNLSDKELQLIKQSGGVVQIVGFSAYLRPLSQPTQDKLNTLRARFDLPPLPNLAVALMPGDAIIAAWPEHKFGEYASALYGILDEEPKATLKDLGDAIDYTVRKIGIDHVGLSSDFNDGGGVQGWNNVGEIRNVTAELIQRGYSEADIAKLWGGNFLRVWDQVQKSAKPLANR, from the coding sequence ATGACAAAACCACGTTCGAAAAAGGCGCTGTACATCGGCTTGCCACTGGCACTGGCCATCAGTGCCGGGGCCGGCTTCCTGGTCTGGGATCACTGGTTCAAGGGCAATGCCGGTTACCCGCTGGCGGTGATCAAGCAGGCCAACGAAATGCAGGATCGACTGCTGTCGTTCGACAGCCATATCACCGTGCCCGTGGATTTCGGCACTGCCGGCAACGAAGCGGACAAGGACGGCGAAGGCCAGTTCGATCTGGTCAAGGCGGCACGCGGGCGCTTGTCCGGCGCAGCGCTGACCATCTTTGGCTGGCCGGAAATCTGGAACGGCCCCAATGCGCCGCACAAACCCACCGACGGTTTTGTCGAGGCCGCGCGCAACGAGCAGGAAGTGCGCTACAAGATCATCAGCGGCATGGTGCGCGACTTCCCCAATCAGGTCGCCATCGCCTACACCCCGGATGACTTCCGGCGCCTGCATGGCGAAGGCAAGTTTGCGATCTTTATCAGCATGCTCAACGCCTACCCACTGGGCAACGACTTGAACCAGTTGGACCTGTGGGCGGCGCGCGGCATGCGCATGTTCGGCTTCAGCTATGTGGGCAATAACGCCTGGTCGGACTCATCGCGGCCGCTGCCGTTTTTCAACGATTCCACTGACGCCCTTGATGGCTTGTCGGATATCGGCAAACAAGCGGTGCACCGCCTCAATGACCTGGGGGTGATCATCGACGTGTCGCAAATGTCGACCAAGGCCCTGGAGCAAGTGGCGCAATTGAGCCGCACGCCAATGGTGGCGTCCCATTCGGCGCCACGTGCCTCCGTGGATATCCCGCGCAACCTGAGCGACAAAGAGCTGCAACTGATCAAGCAAAGCGGCGGCGTGGTGCAGATCGTCGGCTTCTCCGCCTACCTGCGCCCGCTGAGCCAGCCGACCCAGGACAAGCTCAACACCCTGCGCGCCCGCTTCGACCTGCCACCCCTGCCCAACCTGGCCGTGGCGCTGATGCCGGGCGACGCGATCATTGCCGCCTGGCCGGAACACAAGTTCGGCGAGTACGCCAGTGCGCTGTACGGCATCCTCGATGAAGAACCGAAGGCCACCCTCAAGGACCTGGGGGACGCCATCGACTACACCGTGCGCAAGATCGGCATCGACCATGTTGGCCTATCGTCGGACTTCAACGATGGTGGCGGCGTTCAGGGCTGGAACAACGTCGGCGAAATACGCAACGTCACGGCCGAACTGATCCAGCGCGGCTACTCCGAAGCCGATATCGCCAAGCTGTGGGGAGGCAACTTCCTGCGCGTATGGGACCAGGTCCAAAAATCCGCCAAGCCCTTGGCCAACCGTTAA
- the pvdO gene encoding dihydropyoverdine dehydrogenase → MNKPLTALALTALCGALLPTLAQAAAPQPGKVFKDCKDCPEMVVLPAGTFTMGTPEDEVGREPDEGPMHEVTFAKPFAMSRFHITAGEWDSYVRQTGVKIADGDTRPGRECIASKPRYPQGPRQPAVCMDMDDIKRYVAWLSKKTGQQYHMVSESQREYAARAGSTGPFPFPFDEGKDYSIAKHANTYGPADGYSYSSPVGSYPPNAFGMYDMHGNVYERVADCEHPNYIGAPTDGSAWMEPNCEGYMIRGNDWGEAPVFSRSGNRNTIYPQTRGDWIGFRVVRDL, encoded by the coding sequence ATGAACAAACCCCTCACAGCCCTGGCGCTCACCGCCCTGTGCGGCGCCTTGCTGCCCACCCTGGCCCAGGCCGCCGCGCCGCAACCCGGCAAGGTGTTCAAGGACTGCAAGGACTGCCCGGAAATGGTGGTGCTGCCCGCTGGCACCTTCACTATGGGCACGCCCGAGGATGAAGTCGGCCGCGAGCCGGATGAAGGCCCGATGCATGAAGTGACCTTCGCCAAGCCGTTTGCCATGAGCCGTTTTCATATCACCGCTGGCGAATGGGACAGCTACGTGCGCCAGACCGGCGTGAAGATCGCCGATGGCGACACCCGCCCCGGCCGCGAATGTATCGCCAGCAAGCCACGCTATCCCCAAGGCCCGCGCCAGCCGGCGGTGTGCATGGACATGGATGACATCAAACGCTATGTGGCCTGGCTGTCGAAAAAGACCGGCCAGCAGTACCACATGGTCAGCGAGTCCCAGCGTGAGTACGCCGCGCGCGCCGGCTCTACCGGGCCGTTCCCCTTCCCGTTCGATGAAGGCAAGGACTACAGCATCGCCAAGCACGCCAATACCTATGGCCCCGCAGATGGCTACAGCTATTCGTCACCGGTCGGCAGCTACCCGCCGAATGCGTTTGGCATGTACGACATGCATGGCAACGTTTACGAACGAGTGGCCGACTGCGAACACCCCAACTACATCGGCGCGCCTACCGATGGCAGCGCGTGGATGGAGCCTAACTGCGAGGGTTACATGATTCGGGGTAATGACTGGGGTGAAGCGCCGGTGTTTTCGCGCTCGGGTAACCGCAACACGATCTACCCGCAGACGCGCGGGGATTGGATTGGGTTTCGGGTAGTACGCGACCTGTAA
- the pvdN gene encoding pyoverdine-tailoring periplasmic protein PvdN produces the protein MTDRRTFLKQAGVFAASLPLGAALLPQAIAANAPPDDPWTGLKQLFNQDPNYLHFSNFLVATHPKPVREAIERYRAQIDRNPGLAMDWDLQETWKREGQVREWAGRYLKATPPQIALTGSTSEGLAMIYGGIKVRPDQEILTTVHEHYATEFSLDFRVRKEQTQVRKIRLFDNAHRVSADEVLGNIQRNIRPNTRVLGMTWVQSGSGVKLPIGEIGKLVEEHNRNRDEQDRILYVVDGVHGFGVENLDFPDMHCDFFIAGTHKWMFGPRGTGLVCARDPQNNDVTPMVPTFSEDKDFATSMTPGGYHAFEHRWAADEAFKLHLQLGKAQVQARIHALNTELKEQLLAEPKIELVTPRSPELSAGFTFFRVKGQDSDAVAAYMMKNRVVIDAVDRDVGPVIRTAPGLLNSSAEIQRFMTLLNQRA, from the coding sequence ATGACCGACCGCCGTACCTTTCTCAAGCAGGCCGGGGTATTTGCCGCCAGCCTGCCACTGGGCGCCGCCCTGCTCCCGCAGGCCATCGCCGCCAACGCTCCACCCGATGACCCATGGACGGGACTCAAGCAACTGTTCAACCAGGACCCGAACTACCTGCATTTTTCCAACTTCCTGGTAGCCACTCACCCCAAGCCGGTGCGCGAGGCCATCGAACGCTACCGCGCGCAGATCGACCGCAACCCTGGGCTGGCCATGGACTGGGACCTGCAGGAAACCTGGAAACGCGAAGGCCAGGTGCGCGAGTGGGCTGGCCGCTACCTGAAGGCCACACCACCGCAGATCGCCCTGACCGGCAGCACTTCCGAAGGTTTGGCGATGATTTATGGCGGGATCAAGGTGCGGCCTGATCAGGAAATCCTCACCACCGTCCACGAACACTATGCCACCGAGTTCAGCCTGGATTTCCGCGTGCGCAAGGAGCAGACCCAGGTCCGCAAGATTCGCCTGTTCGACAACGCCCACCGGGTGTCCGCCGACGAAGTACTGGGCAACATCCAGCGCAATATCCGCCCCAACACCCGCGTACTCGGCATGACCTGGGTGCAGTCCGGCAGCGGCGTGAAGCTGCCTATCGGCGAGATCGGCAAGCTGGTGGAGGAACACAACCGCAACCGTGACGAGCAGGACCGCATCCTTTATGTGGTAGACGGCGTCCACGGTTTCGGCGTGGAAAACCTTGATTTCCCGGACATGCACTGCGACTTTTTCATTGCCGGCACGCACAAGTGGATGTTCGGCCCACGCGGCACGGGCCTTGTCTGCGCCCGCGACCCGCAGAACAACGACGTGACCCCGATGGTGCCGACCTTCTCCGAAGATAAGGACTTCGCCACCAGCATGACGCCAGGCGGCTACCACGCCTTCGAGCATCGCTGGGCGGCGGACGAAGCGTTCAAGCTGCACCTGCAATTGGGCAAAGCGCAGGTACAAGCGCGGATTCACGCACTCAATACCGAACTGAAAGAGCAATTGCTGGCAGAGCCGAAGATCGAACTGGTCACCCCGCGCAGCCCAGAACTGTCGGCCGGTTTTACCTTCTTCCGCGTCAAGGGCCAGGACAGTGATGCCGTGGCGGCCTACATGATGAAAAACCGCGTAGTGATCGACGCGGTGGACCGCGATGTCGGCCCGGTGATCCGCACCGCCCCCGGCCTGCTCAATTCCTCCGCCGAGATCCAGCGCTTCATGACCCTGCTGAACCAGCGGGCGTGA
- a CDS encoding N(5)-hydroxyornithine transformylase PvdF, translating into MTKKNLVYVWSLRNAAADKAGQPVAYKDHERYMMSVLESLAGALNDTPLGEAYNLVGVVYDDDEQNPRDQQLVADYGFAYKPGRQWLYPADLRVQGRLVNDLLLSVPSTYRRLPRGSAEHIAGKQDFERRLHDTLVELKADIVVLDGLLVILDELVRPGAPFARRIMNIHPGITRIESPYERRGAYATWNALYGARGLTITDWATKATTPSEPLYLTGASFHYVDNGIDSGEVFHDVLKTEITPQDTILELRWNNFNNSLFPALHEGLALLAQKGI; encoded by the coding sequence ATGACGAAAAAGAATCTGGTGTACGTGTGGTCCCTGCGCAATGCCGCGGCTGACAAGGCCGGGCAGCCGGTGGCCTACAAGGACCATGAGCGCTACATGATGTCGGTGTTGGAATCCCTGGCGGGGGCGCTGAACGACACGCCGCTGGGCGAGGCCTACAACCTTGTGGGCGTGGTGTATGACGACGACGAGCAGAACCCGCGGGACCAGCAATTGGTGGCCGACTACGGTTTTGCCTACAAACCTGGCCGCCAATGGTTGTATCCGGCCGACCTGCGCGTACAGGGACGTCTGGTCAATGACTTGCTGCTGAGCGTGCCGTCGACCTATCGACGCCTGCCACGGGGAAGTGCGGAACACATCGCCGGCAAGCAGGACTTCGAGCGCCGCCTGCACGACACGCTGGTGGAGTTGAAGGCCGATATCGTGGTGCTGGACGGTTTGCTGGTGATCCTGGATGAACTGGTGCGTCCCGGTGCGCCATTTGCCCGTCGTATCATGAACATCCATCCGGGCATTACCCGCATTGAATCGCCGTACGAGCGCCGCGGTGCCTATGCCACCTGGAACGCCTTGTACGGTGCGCGTGGTTTGACGATCACGGATTGGGCGACCAAGGCCACCACGCCATCGGAGCCGCTGTACCTCACCGGTGCGTCTTTCCACTACGTGGACAACGGCATCGATTCGGGTGAAGTGTTCCACGACGTGCTCAAGACCGAAATCACGCCGCAAGACACCATCCTTGAGTTGCGCTGGAACAACTTCAATAACAGCCTGTTCCCGGCGTTGCATGAAGGATTGGCGTTGCTGGCCCAAAAAGGAATCTAA